The nucleotide window GGCGGGTTGTACACGACGCAGAAGACCCTTACCCGCCGCGGCGTGCCCATCCTCAAGGATCTCCCGCCATGGTTCTTCGGGCTGCGGTACCTGTTCGGCTACAACCGGACCGACAAGACGCAGCGCGAACTGCTGATCATTATCCAGGCCCGCCTGCTCGACCAGCTCGATGTCCGCACCCAGCGGCCGTTCCCGGACCAGATGCTGGAGCGCCGCCGGCGCCAGCTGGAGGAGGATGTCCGCCGCGTCGACGCCGAGAAGGCACGTCAGGTGAAGTACCCGGACAATGATTGAGGTTCAAGGTTCGAGGTTTAAGGGAATAGAATAGACCTTAAACCTTGAACTTCGAACCTTGAACCCTTCAATCGGAACGTTCGGATCGATTGGTCTTATCACGGGCAGCCGCTTTTTGCGAGCTGCCCGTTTTTTGTACCCACTCGCCGCATGATCCCCACCTGGCTGACCGATTCCGTTACGCCCGACCTCGACCGCGCGCTGCATTATACGCTCTTGTGGGGGCTGGAAGCCCTGGAATTGCGGATGGTGGGCCGGCATGAGGAGCGTGTCCCGTTTGTCAACGAAGCCCGCCTTCGTCGCCGGCTCGAGGAAAACGAAATGCCCGTCGCGGCCATCGATCCGGGTCTGTTTATGGGCTCCGTCGAGGACCGCTCGGCCTGGATGAACGAGTTGACCGCCTTTGCCGAGACGCTCGATTTTTGCCGGCGCATCGCCTGTCCGCGGGTCATCGCCTCGGGGTTTGCGTCGTCCGTCGAGCGGCAGGCCGAGGCGGCC belongs to Rhodothermales bacterium and includes:
- a CDS encoding TIM barrel protein, translated to MIPTWLTDSVTPDLDRALHYTLLWGLEALELRMVGRHEERVPFVNEARLRRRLEENEMPVAAIDPGLFMGSVEDRSAWMNELTAFAETLDFCRRIACPRVIASGFASSVERQAEAAEALRRAADLAGPSGVQLIVFHAPDTCAPDTPALASLLGMADHPARRCP